In the Bacteroidota bacterium genome, one interval contains:
- a CDS encoding SMP-30/gluconolactonase/LRE family protein, which yields MKKILCIFLVILFSFMTAKSQNLSLRFQHLTPKDGLSQAFISGIVQDKYGFIWIGTQDGLNRYDGYDFKIYRNDPANPNSISDSYVLCLFIDSKENFWIGTESGLNRYDFITERFIHYENHGSDSIPLNNTNKNINVIAQSKTDPNLLWIGTNHGIFGFDMTTLKFTKYSHQNRNPIEQNPRAINAIYTSETESGMIWIGSSNGLLRINSVTNDFRLFTIKDGLSRNNITCIYEDKQQNIWIGTDKGLNLYDKASNRFTSYETIPEDNNSIGGNFITSIFEDSYQHLWIGVDGGGLNLYDRETKHFTRWINQPGNPISLSDNGVRKIFEDRSGILWIGATVLNKTNTNNENFGYFYHDLNNPNSLISNEIRSILLDNNHLLWIGTHEGISIFDKKAGKYTHLLNNPNDPNSISSNLIRVVFQDKKGNIWIGTRDAGISKYDPQTKIFKHYRKNNLSNDGLSNNNIRAIFEDRNGMIWIGTVSGGLNRLDPTTDKFKCYNYEEGNSNSLNDNRVYSIIGNKNGELWIGTGNGVAKFDPEKEIFDRYIPDPNNENSLSHHLIMGVTEDHSGNIWVGTYGGGLNKIEPLSRKISRFNETDGLVNNVVYGIIEDNEYNLWMSTNRGLSKLDPINKEFTNFGVEDGLQEGEFNSGAYYKSSEGDIYFGGINGLNVFKPQNLVQKKYIPPVLISDFQLFNKSISPFDSINGKRILQKSIIVTDTIKLTHREDIFSFSFTALDYTYTEKNQYAYMLENFEKEWNRLGTRRHATYTNLPAGEYTFKVIGSSSNGIWNEEGRSIKIIIIPPWWKTSTFYILFIATFLLLIIIIFRIRLSELKKDKLKLEERVKERTNEIKQKNLILEENQSILQAQKNKIQENIIALNESNATKDKFFSIIAHDLKNPFNSILGFSNSGES from the coding sequence TCAACATCTTACACCTAAAGATGGACTTTCTCAAGCTTTTATTAGTGGGATTGTTCAGGATAAATATGGATTTATTTGGATTGGAACTCAAGATGGGCTAAACCGATATGATGGTTACGATTTTAAAATTTACAGGAATGATCCGGCTAATCCTAATTCTATTTCAGACAGTTATGTATTATGCCTATTTATTGACAGTAAGGAAAATTTTTGGATAGGAACCGAATCGGGATTAAATCGATATGATTTCATAACCGAAAGATTTATTCATTATGAAAATCACGGAAGCGATTCTATCCCTTTGAATAATACAAACAAAAACATTAATGTGATTGCCCAATCCAAAACCGATCCGAATTTGTTATGGATAGGCACCAATCATGGGATATTCGGTTTTGATATGACAACACTTAAATTTACAAAATACAGTCATCAAAACCGAAACCCCATTGAACAAAATCCTCGGGCAATAAATGCCATTTATACTTCCGAGACAGAATCAGGAATGATTTGGATAGGTTCCTCAAATGGGTTATTAAGGATTAATTCCGTAACTAATGACTTTCGCTTATTTACTATTAAAGATGGGCTTAGCCGTAACAACATCACCTGTATTTATGAAGATAAGCAACAAAATATATGGATCGGTACTGATAAAGGTTTAAATCTTTATGATAAGGCATCAAATCGGTTTACATCATATGAAACAATACCTGAAGATAATAATAGCATCGGGGGCAATTTCATAACTTCAATTTTTGAAGATAGTTATCAACATTTATGGATTGGTGTTGATGGCGGGGGACTCAATTTGTACGACCGGGAAACCAAACATTTCACGAGATGGATAAATCAACCAGGGAATCCGATAAGTCTGAGCGATAATGGAGTTCGGAAAATTTTCGAAGATCGATCCGGAATCCTGTGGATAGGAGCAACCGTGCTAAATAAAACAAATACAAACAATGAAAATTTCGGATATTTCTACCATGATCTTAACAATCCAAATAGCTTAATAAGTAATGAAATACGTTCTATTCTGTTGGACAACAATCATCTTCTTTGGATTGGCACACACGAGGGAATCAGTATTTTTGATAAAAAAGCAGGGAAATATACACATCTCCTAAACAATCCAAATGATCCAAATTCCATATCCAGTAATTTGATCAGGGTGGTTTTTCAGGATAAAAAAGGAAATATTTGGATTGGCACCAGAGATGCAGGTATAAGTAAATACGATCCGCAAACTAAAATCTTTAAACATTACCGTAAAAATAATTTGAGCAATGATGGTCTCAGTAATAATAACATCAGGGCAATTTTTGAAGACAGAAATGGGATGATCTGGATTGGTACTGTTTCGGGTGGATTAAATCGGCTTGATCCTACGACTGATAAATTCAAATGTTATAATTATGAAGAAGGTAATTCGAATAGTTTGAATGACAATCGGGTATATTCCATTATCGGTAACAAAAATGGAGAGTTATGGATAGGAACAGGAAATGGTGTCGCCAAATTTGATCCGGAAAAAGAAATCTTTGATAGGTATATCCCTGACCCGAACAATGAAAATAGTTTAAGTCATCACCTGATCATGGGTGTAACTGAAGATCATTCAGGTAATATTTGGGTTGGCACTTATGGAGGAGGACTGAATAAAATTGAACCATTAAGCAGGAAAATTTCGCGATTTAATGAAACAGACGGGCTGGTCAACAATGTAGTATATGGGATCATCGAAGACAACGAGTACAATTTATGGATGAGTACCAATCGTGGTCTATCAAAACTCGATCCCATAAATAAAGAGTTTACCAATTTTGGTGTTGAGGATGGATTACAGGAAGGTGAATTTAATTCAGGGGCCTACTATAAAAGCTCTGAAGGTGATATTTATTTTGGGGGGATCAATGGATTAAATGTGTTTAAACCTCAAAATCTGGTTCAGAAAAAATATATCCCTCCGGTTTTAATTTCCGATTTTCAGCTTTTTAATAAATCTATATCGCCATTCGATTCAATCAACGGGAAGCGTATTTTACAAAAATCGATCATCGTAACAGACACCATTAAATTAACACACAGGGAAGACATCTTCTCATTCAGTTTTACGGCCCTTGATTACACCTATACCGAAAAAAATCAATATGCGTATATGCTCGAAAATTTTGAAAAAGAGTGGAACAGGCTTGGAACAAGGCGTCACGCTACATATACGAATCTTCCGGCAGGAGAATATACTTTTAAAGTGATTGGATCAAGCAGTAATGGTATATGGAACGAAGAGGGCAGATCAATAAAAATCATTATAATCCCACCCTGGTGGAAAACCAGTACTTTTTACATTCTTTTCATTGCCACTTTTCTACTACTTATTATTATAATATTCAGAATTCGATTGAGTGAACTCAAAAAGGACAAATTAAAACTGGAAGAACGTGTTAAAGAACGCACCAATGAAATCAAACAAAAGAATCTTATACTTGAAGAAAATCAATCAATACTTCAAGCTCAAAAAAATAAAATACAAGAAAATATTATCGCATTAAATGAATCAAATGCTACCAAAGACAAATTCTTTTC